The following coding sequences lie in one Arachis ipaensis cultivar K30076 chromosome B03, Araip1.1, whole genome shotgun sequence genomic window:
- the LOC107634571 gene encoding probable E3 ubiquitin-protein ligase RHA1A, which translates to MGFPVGYTELLFPKPVLQILSVLGYIRRLIFTFFSYTGLPNFLEPDDTDNTMPQFHPVSELLIREILPVVKFSELVEPPERCAVCLTDFEQEDEIRRLVNCTHVFHRGCVDRWMGYDQSTCPLCRTPFIPDDFFNHGLWAASAIPEFHA; encoded by the coding sequence ATGGGATTCCCAGTGGGTTACACAGAGCTTCTGTTCCCAAAGCCTGTTCTTCAAATCCTCTCCGTATTGGGTTACATAAGAAGGTTGATTTTCACCTTCTTCAGCTACACGGGCCTCCCCAACTTCCTCGAACCCGATGACACCGATAACACAATGCCCCAATTCCACCCCGTGTCGGAGCTCCTCATCAGAGAGATCCTTCCCGTGGTGAAGTTCTCGGAGCTGGTGGAGCCGCCTGAGAGGTGTGCCGTGTGCCTCACGGACTTCGAGCAGGAGGATGAGATCCGACGGCTGGTGAACTGCACGCACGTGTTCCACCGGGGTTGTGTGGACCGTTGGATGGGTTACGATCAGAGCACGTGCCCTCTGTGCCGGACACCCTTCATTCCAGATGATTTCTTCAATCACGGCCTCTGGGCTGCTTCTGCCATTCCCGAATTTCATGcttag
- the LOC107633456 gene encoding uncharacterized protein LOC107633456 yields MEAIRLLLAYAAHCGFKLFQMDVKCAFLNGIIDRERFMWLNHLVYVDDIIFGSTNEDLCADFAKLMTNEFDMSMMGELNFFLDLQIKQTAEGIFIHQEKYAKELVKNFGPECAKPMGTPMHPNIKLDKDEHGRDVDETRHRGIIGSLMYLTSSRPDIIQSVGVCSRFQSKPKESHLSAVKRIIRYVLGTIDYGLWFPKTDSFQLVGFCDADFVGDRIDRRSTSGMCCFLGKSLIVWSSKKQATVALSTAEAEYIAASSCYIQFVNSEGQLADIFTKPLIEEMFCKLRTELGFLISSLFS; encoded by the exons atggaagccatCAGATTGCTACTTGCTTATGCAGCTCATTGTGGCTTCAAGCTATTCCAAATGGACGTAAAGTGTGCTTTTCTCAATGGCATAATAGATAGAGAGAGGTTTATGTGGCTTAACCACCTGG tttatgttgatgatattatatTTGGTTCGACTAATGAGGATTTGTGTGCAGATTTTGCTAAGCTTATGACCAATGAATTTGATATGAGCATGATGGGAGAGCTCAACTTCTTTCTAGACTTGCAAATTAAGCAAACTGCAGAAGGCATATTCATccatcaagaaaaatatgcaaaggAACTTGTCAAGAATTTTGGGCCGGAATGTGCTAAGCCAATGGGAACCCCCATGCATCCTAACATCAAGCTTGATAAGGATGAACATGGTAGAGATGTTGATGAGACACGCCATAGAGGGATAATTGGATCTTTGATGTATCTAACATCCTCAAGGCCTGATATCATCCAAAGTGTTGGAGtttgctcaaggtttcaatcaaaGCCTAAGGAGTCCCACCTCTCAGCTGTCAAGAGGATCATCCGATATGTGCTTGGTACCATtgattatggtttatggtttcctAAGACTGATTCATTTCAATTAGTGGGTttctgtgatgcagattttgttgGGGATAGAATTGATAGAAGAAGCACAAGTGGCATGTGCTGCTTTCTTGGAAAATCTCTCATTGTTTGGTCTAGCAAAAAGCAAGCTACAGTAGCTCTTTCAACAGCCGAAGCTGAGTATATTGCAgcctcttcttgtt atatTCAGTTTGTTAATTCTGAAGGTCAGCTAGCTGATATATTCACCAAACCATTGATAGAGGAGATGTTCTGCAAGTTGAGAACTGAACTGGGCTTTCTTATTTCATCCCTGTTTTCGTAA
- the LOC107633457 gene encoding uncharacterized protein LOC107633457: MDAYSSYNQILTHETDQDKTAFITYNGNFCYKVMPFGLKNASATYQRLMDKIFINQIGRNIDVYVNDMVAKSTHTANHVNDLTEILQQLRRYNMKLNPEKCAFGVQSGKFLGFMLTWRGKKQHPIYFVSKTLQNTEVRYPKLEKLALALVTTARRLRHYFQSHTIVVRTEQPLRQILTKPELAGRLIKWSIELSEYDIQYESRGAIKSQALSDFIAELTLDEKDPKDNIWTLYVNGASNSKGSGAGILLKDEHGIAIEQSLQFTFHARNNQAEYEALIAGLRLAHTMGITQLNVKCDSLLVVQQVTVNFQVKDTLLEKYNTIFNNLVNNFQKFHISHTPREQNDRADILSKLATTRSQSTTPILSQLTLNEPSVMLTTISSISRKDDWRSPFITYLQTGSIPSNVQNQRKFKRQASFYTILGTELYKRGFTRPLLRCLNTAEAKLAIDEVHEGVCGTHIGSRSLAAKILRSGYYWPMLQQDCMNKVKHYDHCQRDAQIIHNPADQLHTSEICWPFNKWGLDIIGPFPPAPGQKLEDSKGEWAELIPEVLWSYNTTKQSSTRETPFRLVYGCDAMIPVEVSLQNTRTTNVNKSDHIKNRRTELDLIEENRDKSALHQLVAKRAITRKYNKKLKPRTFSEEDLVLRRIEDIRKPQGHGKLSTTWDYPFRIQKVIGKGAYKIQKLDGTILPNTWNTSSLKMYFS, encoded by the exons atggatgcttattctagCTATAACCAAATCCTAACGCATGAGACTGACCAAGATAAAACTGCTTTTATTACTTACAATGGCAATTTCTGCTATAAGGTTATGCCGTTTGGACTAAAAAATGCAAGTGCTACTTACCAAAGACTTATGGACAAAATTTTCATAAATCAAATCGGCCGAAACATAGATGTCTATGTCAATGACATGGTGGCAAAATCAACACATACGGCAAACCATGTCAACGATCTAACAGAGATACTGCAACAACTTCGAAGGTACAACATGAAGCTCAACCCAGAAAAATGCGCCTTCGGAGTGCAGAGTGGAaaattcctcggcttcatgctAACTTGGCGAG GAAAGAAACAACATCCGATATACTTTGTCAGCAAAACCCTTCAAAACACCGAGGTCCGATACCCGAAGCTAGAAAAACTGGCTCTAGCTCTTGTCACAACAGCCAGACGCCTGCGACACTACTTCCAAAGCCATACCATTGTGGTCAGAACAGAACAACCCTTAAGACAAATACTGACGAAGCCTGAACTAGCAGGAAGGCTAATCAAATGGTCGATCGAGTTGTCAGAATACGACATCCAATATGAGTCCAGAGGAGCCATCAAATCGCAAGCACTatccgacttcattgcagaactAACTTTAGATGAGAAAGATCCTAAAGACAACATATGGACACTATATGTCAACGGAGCCTCAAACAGCAAGGGTTCTGGAGCAGGAATACTCCTCAAGGACGAACACGGAATAGCAATAGAACAatccctgcaatttactttccatgCACGTAATAACCAAGCAGAGTATGAAGCTCTAATAGCAGGACTGCGACTGGCTCACACAATGGGCATCACACAGCTGAATGTGAAATGCGATTCCCTCCTTGTGGTACAACAGGTAACAGTTAACTTCCAGGTAAAAGATACATTACTAGAAAAATACAATACCATTTTCAACAACCTCGtcaacaattttcaaaaattccataTATCCCACacaccccgcgaacaaaatgatAGGGCTGACATCCTTTCAAAATTAGCAACAACAAGAAGTCAAAGTACAACACCTATATTATCTCAACTAACACTCAACGAACCTAGTGTTATGCTAACAACAATTTCGAGCATTTCGCGGAAAGATGACTGGAGATCACCTTTCATAACCTATTTGCAAACAGGTAGCATACCAAGCAATGTTCAAAACCAAAGAAAGTTCAAAAGACAAGCAAGTTTCTACACAATACTCGGAACCGAACTATACAAAAGAGGATTTACAAGACCTCTCCTAAGATGCCTAAACACGGCAGAAGCCAAGCTAGCAATAGACGAAGTTCACGAAGGCGTCTGTGGAACGCACATTGGCAGCCGAAGTCTAGCCGCCAAAATCCTCCGATCCGGCTACTACTGGCCGATGTTACAACAAGACTGCATGAACAAAGTCAAACACTACGATCACTGCCAACGCGATGCGCAAATCATTCACAACCCAGCCGACCAATTACATACATCCGAGATATGCTGGCCATTCAACAAATGGGGGCTAGATATCATCGGACCGTTTCCACCCGCTCCAGGCCAG AAGCTTGAAGACTCAAAAGGAGAATGGGCTGAGCTTATTCCTGAAGTACTATGGAGCTATAACACAACTAAGCAATCATCAACAAGGGAAACCCCCTTTAGGCTCGTCTACGGATGTGATGCCATGATACCCGTCGAGGTATCTCTACAAAACACCAGAACTACAAACGTCAACAAAAGCGACCACATCAAAAACAGAAGGACCGAGCTTGACCTCATCGAAGAAAATCGAGACAAATCAGCACTACATCAATTAGTTGCTAAACGAGCTATAACTCGGAAATACAATAAGAAGCTCAAACCGAGGACATTCTCAGAAGAAGACCTCGTTCTCAGAAGGATAGAAGATATACGTAAACCACAAGGGCACGGCAAACTAAGCACCACTTGGGACTACCCATTCCGGATCCAAAAAGTGATCGGTAAAGGAGCATACAAAATACAAAAGCTTGATGGAACAATCCTACCAAACACTTGGAATACATCTTCTTTAAAAATGTATTTCAGCTAG